A genome region from Streptomyces sp. S4.7 includes the following:
- a CDS encoding UPF0182 family protein, producing the protein MPDRGGGPTGPRIRVGRPSRRARTLLMTLGILAVLAMLFVMFAGFWTDWLWYRSVKYSSVFTTTLWTKIGLFAVFGLLMAAAVGVNIWLAHRLRPPLSAMSLEQQSLDRYRMGIAPYKKWVLLGITALVGLIAGASAAGQWRTWLMWINGVPFGQKDPQFNLDVSFYAFDLPWYRFMLGFGFAAVVLALIAAALTHYLYGGLRVTSPGARATGAATGHLSVLLGVFVSLKAVAYWLDRYGLAVKSSDFKATGNWTGLRYVDANAYLPAKTILFCIAAICAVLFFATLWRRTWQLPVIGFGLMVLSAILIGGLYPAIVQKFQVQPNEQAKEAPYIEKNIDATRSAYGIDDADVTDYSGKGDPDKKAEQRKAADSAASYRLVDPNVVSPAFQQLQQERKYYQFPDTLDVDRYLGPDKKPQDTVIGLRELNITGIPKRNWINDHFTYTHGYGAIASKGTGTVTEESDGTIGAPDFTESGLPTTGQLGKYEQRIYYGEKTQQYSIVGGPQKELDYEKNGERTTSYKGKSGVDLSSPVNRAAYAVAFSEPQMLYSGAIGEGSRILYNRTPKERVEAVAPWLTIDGDAYPAVVDGRIQWIVDAYTTTNGYPYASRTTLGDTTADSLTNNQRAVVAQQNQVNYIRNSVKATVDAYDGSVSLYQWDTEDPVLKTWMKAFPNTVKPKADIKPELLAHLRYPQDMFKVQRELLTRYHVTDAAQFYSGSDAWQVPDDPTNKDNSAVPPYYLSLKMPGQTSQKFSLTTTFTPNGRPNLGAFMAVDADANSDDYGTIRVLRVTSTVQGPQQVQSELNGVPEVAEFVRNLRGTDSDIEYGNLLTVPLDEGFLYIEPVYARGGSANYPLLKKVAVSYGGKPVFKDSLSEALNAVFGVDGEEPPPETTPPPGDGDTTTPPATGDAALKDAIADAQKAYTDGEAALAEQDWEAYGKAQEALQDALARAAEAEKAAETPAKPPAGGSDDKS; encoded by the coding sequence GTTTTCACCACCACCCTCTGGACCAAGATCGGCCTGTTCGCGGTCTTCGGTCTGCTGATGGCGGCAGCCGTCGGCGTCAACATCTGGCTGGCGCACCGGTTGCGTCCGCCGCTCAGCGCGATGTCGCTGGAGCAGCAGAGCCTCGACCGGTACCGCATGGGCATCGCCCCGTACAAGAAGTGGGTGCTGCTCGGGATCACCGCCCTGGTCGGGCTGATCGCCGGAGCGTCCGCGGCCGGTCAGTGGCGCACCTGGCTGATGTGGATCAACGGGGTGCCCTTCGGACAGAAGGACCCGCAGTTCAACCTGGACGTGAGCTTCTACGCGTTCGATCTGCCCTGGTACCGCTTCATGCTCGGCTTCGGCTTCGCCGCCGTCGTGCTGGCGCTGATCGCCGCCGCGCTGACGCATTATCTGTACGGAGGGCTGCGCGTCACGAGCCCCGGCGCGCGTGCGACGGGCGCGGCCACCGGCCATCTCTCGGTGCTGCTCGGTGTGTTCGTCTCGCTCAAGGCCGTGGCGTACTGGCTCGACCGGTACGGGCTCGCGGTCAAGTCGAGTGACTTCAAGGCCACCGGCAACTGGACGGGTCTGCGGTACGTCGACGCCAACGCCTACCTCCCGGCGAAGACGATCCTGTTCTGCATCGCCGCCATCTGCGCCGTGCTGTTCTTCGCGACGCTCTGGCGCCGCACCTGGCAGCTGCCGGTGATCGGCTTCGGTCTGATGGTCCTGTCCGCCATCCTCATCGGCGGCCTGTACCCGGCGATCGTGCAGAAGTTCCAGGTCCAGCCGAACGAGCAGGCCAAGGAAGCCCCGTACATCGAGAAGAACATCGATGCCACGCGCTCCGCGTACGGCATCGACGACGCCGATGTGACGGACTACTCGGGCAAGGGCGACCCCGACAAGAAGGCCGAGCAGCGCAAGGCGGCCGACTCCGCCGCCAGCTACCGGCTCGTCGACCCCAACGTGGTCTCGCCCGCCTTCCAGCAGCTCCAGCAGGAACGCAAGTACTACCAGTTCCCGGACACGCTGGACGTCGACCGCTACCTCGGCCCGGACAAGAAGCCGCAGGACACGGTCATCGGTCTGCGCGAGCTGAACATCACCGGTATCCCCAAGCGCAACTGGATCAACGACCACTTCACCTACACCCATGGGTACGGAGCGATCGCGTCCAAGGGCACCGGGACGGTCACCGAGGAGAGTGACGGCACGATCGGCGCGCCCGACTTCACGGAGTCCGGTCTGCCGACCACCGGTCAGCTCGGCAAGTACGAGCAGCGGATCTACTACGGCGAGAAGACCCAGCAGTACTCGATCGTGGGCGGCCCGCAGAAGGAGCTCGACTACGAGAAGAACGGTGAGCGGACCACCAGCTACAAGGGCAAGAGCGGTGTCGACCTCTCCAGCCCGGTGAACCGCGCGGCCTACGCCGTGGCGTTCAGCGAGCCGCAGATGCTCTACTCGGGCGCCATCGGCGAGGGTTCGCGGATCCTGTACAACCGCACGCCCAAGGAGCGCGTCGAGGCGGTCGCACCGTGGCTGACCATCGACGGCGACGCCTACCCGGCCGTGGTCGACGGCAGGATCCAGTGGATCGTCGACGCCTACACCACGACGAACGGCTATCCGTACGCCTCGCGTACGACGCTCGGTGACACCACGGCCGACTCGCTGACCAACAACCAGCGCGCGGTCGTCGCGCAGCAGAACCAGGTCAACTACATCCGCAACTCGGTGAAGGCCACCGTCGACGCGTACGACGGCTCGGTCAGCCTCTACCAGTGGGACACCGAGGACCCGGTCCTCAAGACCTGGATGAAGGCCTTCCCGAACACGGTGAAGCCGAAGGCGGACATCAAGCCGGAGCTGCTGGCCCACCTGCGGTATCCGCAGGACATGTTCAAGGTCCAGCGCGAGCTGCTCACCCGCTACCACGTCACGGACGCCGCCCAGTTCTACAGCGGCTCCGACGCGTGGCAGGTGCCCGACGACCCGACGAACAAGGACAACAGCGCTGTCCCGCCGTACTACCTGAGTCTGAAGATGCCGGGACAGACGTCCCAGAAGTTCTCGCTGACGACGACCTTCACACCCAACGGACGTCCCAACCTGGGGGCGTTCATGGCGGTCGACGCCGATGCCAACAGTGACGACTACGGCACGATCAGGGTCCTGAGAGTGACCTCCACGGTCCAGGGACCACAACAGGTGCAGAGCGAGTTGAACGGCGTACCCGAAGTCGCCGAGTTCGTGAGGAACCTGAGAGGCACCGACTCGGACATCGAGTACGGCAATCTCCTGACCGTGCCGCTCGACGAGGGCTTCCTCTACATCGAGCCGGTGTACGCCCGGGGCGGCAGCGCGAACTATCCGCTGCTGAAGAAGGTGGCCGTCTCCTACGGAGGCAAGCCGGTCTTCAAGGACAGCCTGTCCGAGGCGCTGAACGCGGTGTTCGGTGTCGACGGCGAGGAGCCACCGCCGGAGACGACGCCGCCACCGGGCGACGGTGACACCACGACGCCGCCCGCCACCGGTGACGCCGCGCTCAAGGACGCCATCGCCGACGCCCAGAAGGCGTACACGGACGGTGAGGCGGCTCTGGCGGAGCAGGACTGGGAGGCGTACGGAAAGGCCCAGGAGGCCCTTCAGGACGCCCTGGCGCGCGCTGCCGAGGCGGAGAAGGCCGCCGAGACGCCGGCCAAGCCACCGGCTGGCGGGAGCGACGACAAGAGCTGA